In a single window of the Lasioglossum baleicum chromosome 10, iyLasBale1, whole genome shotgun sequence genome:
- the Ceng1a gene encoding centaurin gamma 1A, translated as MTTERIGNDHSLAIRQEIQRFESVHPSIYAIYDLADLISDTHIAKQIREHVVAIEDSFINSHEWTLARDVPELHLGIIGSSDSGKSALVHRYLTGSFMHEESPEGGRFKKEVFINDQSYLLLIRDEGGVPESQFSAWIDALLLVFSLESEESFSIVCSFYNRMCSFRNMSEIPKILVGVQDSINDSNPRVVKDVRPRKLACDLRCPYYETCTIYGLNVERVFQDVCQKIIQHISVKQYRCNGQQATDSETKYPGSTIAKSTQLLAKDTEAANSSKLNTSDKEEDSRSLHSSSTQNDSGSVSDNFHNMQNQHTDLRSSILTPTTIRKFRRKSNIFTPSKKEKYNMGEMGVGREIPVKQGYLFKRSSKSLKEWKKKYVTLLEDGRLTYHSSLHDYMNDANGKEILLQYVTVKVPGKTPKGSKSSNAQEDSFEFSIISLENKTWHFEANNAEDRDSWISAIEQQILSSLQNSDGDKKNETDAFKMHCIKNKVSGNDACVDCGVPNPDWASLNLGVLMCIDCSGIHRNLGSHISKVRSLDLDDWSAGQLSVMLALGNDIANSVWEYCLNGKQKPTSDSPREEKEQWIRWKYEDKMFLQPINPNISLGKLLIDSVCRGDMRAFTLCLARCSYEDINMSVSMEDLRTPLHLACATGNLAMAQLLIWHKANPHNLDHEGRTCMSYVRALERTLDNSSDSMEMQKLLEVLEQATVSGVDDVETSQY; from the exons ATTCGTTCATTAATAGTCACGAATGGACACTGGCCAGAGATGTGCCAGAATTACATTTAGGGATCATCGGTTCGTCCGACTCGGGCAAATCAGCTTTAGTTCATAGGTATCTGACTGGTTCGTTTATGCACGAAGAATCTCCGGAGGGTGGTCGATTTAAGAAGGAAGTCTTTATCAACGATCAAAGTTATCTTTTACTAATTAGAGACGAGGGCGGAGtgccggaatcacaa TTTTCCGCTTGGATAGATGCTTTATTACTTGTATTTAGTTTAGAGAGTGAGGAAAGTTTCTCGATAGTTTGCAGTTTCTATAATAGAATGTGTTCATTTCGAAACATGTCAGAGATACCAAAAATTCTTGTAGGTGTGCAAG ATTCGATTAATGATTCTAATCCACGGGTCGTAAAGGATGTTAGACCAAGAAAATTGGCATGCGATCTGAGATGTCCTTATTACGAGACGTGCACTATTTATGGTTTGAATGTTGAGAGGGTGTTTCAGGATG TGTGTCAGAAAATTATACAACATATATCTGTGAAACAGTATCGATGTAACGGACAACAAGCAACAGACAGTGAAACAAAGTATCCTGGCTCGACGATTGCTAAAAGCACGCAGCTCCTTGCCAAAGACACGGAAGCAGCAAATTCATCGAAATTGAAT ACATCCGACAAAGAGGAAGACTCCAGATCTCTACACAGCAGTTCTACGCAGAACGATTCTGGATCAGTGAGCGATAACTTTCACAATATGCAGAATCAGCATACCGATCTTAGATCTTCGATCTTAACTCCGACTACCATCAG gaaatttcgaagaaaatccaaCATCTTCACACCATCGAAGAAAGAGAAATACAATATGGGTGAAATGGGTGTTGGCAGAGAGATACCAGTGAAGCAGGGATATTTATTTAAACGAAGTAGTAAATCTCTGAAAGAGTGGAAGAAGAAATATGTTACATTATTGGAAGACGGTCGTTTAACTTACCATTCCAGCTTACAC GATTATATGAACGATGCGAATGGTAAAGAAATATTGTTACAATACGTAACTGTGAAAGTGCCTGGGAAAACGCCTAAGGGTTCCAAATCATCCAATGCTCAAG AAGATAGTTTCGAGTTTTCTATAATCTCGTTAGAAAATAAGACATGGCATTTCGAGGCAAACAATGCCGAAGACAGAGACAGTTGGATATCTGCTATAGAGCAACAGATTCTCTCAAGTTTGCAAAATAGCGACGGCGACAAGAAGAATGAAACCGATGCTTTCAAAATGCATTGTATAAAAAACAAAGTGTCGGGAAACGACGCCTGTGTGGACTGTGGAGTACCTA ATCCTGATTGGGCTAGTTTAAACTTAGGTGTGCTAATGTGTATCGACTGTTCAGGAATACATAGGAATCTAGGTTCACACATATCGAAAGTTAGATCGCTGGATTTAGACGATTGGTC CGCAGGTCAGTTAAGTGTAATGTTAGCTCTTGGTAACGACATAGCGAATAGCGTTTGGGAATATTGTTTGAACGGAAAGCAAAAGCCGACATCGGATTCGCCTAGAGAAGAGAAGGAGCAGTGGATCAGATGGAAGTACGAGGACAAAATGTTCTTGCAACCGATTAATCCAAATATATCGTTAGGAAAATTGCTTATCGATTCAGTTTGTAG AGGCGATATGAGAGCGTTTACGTTATGCTTGGCCAGATGTAGTTACGAAGATATTAATATGTCTGTAAGTATGGAAGATTTGAGGACACCCCTTCATTTGGCTTGCGCCACAGGGAACTTGGCCATGGCGCAATTACTCATATGG CATAAGGCAAATCCGCATAACTTAGATCACGAAGGACGCACGTGTATGTCGTACGTACGAGCACTCGAGAGAACTCTCGACAATTCATCGGATTCTATGGAAATGCAAAAGCTTCTCGAAGTACTCGAACAAGCTACTGTCTCCGGAGTAGATGACGTAGAAACGTCGcagtattaa
- the LOC143213103 gene encoding protein zwilch homolog isoform X3, with protein MNEIEILRKVLHPSIKISKFCLSYVARIFPDYKDSPCIILHKQRCTDDVNNCSDHINDNRTNVSDFNVTGSPLKYSFTDVNFEDSIILVKQNWRKEEEKYLPLTRTEACDALNACIDLITDAFPPIFALCDGNDNVRSRLLESSSAFLKHHLELSHETNVAVSTSSTFDIFGTREELIDWDKNVKSKFENSISVEVYSSNLSLCSPTRASKNILVAQVVTGSDDSPLQELWTQLLLLNQYLNILEDFKSNTNSPYNPVPLEFPEDFTSPYAEDRNTIVDNINLLLNGDYSYRGTDNVDARKDHFMSEGNLENTVKIKEELRNLPSRYNLDLTDFLWDLLIKNSNYIEMTKCIHSVLNEIVVNECFAQINLTNRTRFAKVITNSSQHTVISNFLSGSLPLEYVVDMGFEKLCRDYVYILINSRFGDLHDIQEKLGNVLDGEFTIDKYRKKLMCLAQIHVCLEFMMLFQDHLICTHDDLRSLFLCAFKQYVCEKSPIQNSHDLDKNIIYTLNATVPVTTINNFNKEIPTTRRISLSSQHKLTKLTTIKYYSEMPIFPTNTCAFGKISFIRNTHSDSILIFGRSKKENNFFTDLQKVIFKFSI; from the exons atgaACGAGATCGAGATATTAAGAAAAGTGTTGCATCCTTctataaaaataagtaaatttTGTCTGTCGTATGTGGCTCGAATTTTTCCTGATTATAAGGATTCTCCTTGCATAATATTGCATAAACAA cgGTGTACAGACGATGTTAATAATTGTTCCGATCACATTAACGACAATCGCACGAACG TTTCAGATTTCAATGTTACCGGATCACCCTTAAAATACTCATTCACGGATGTCAATTTCGAAGACAGCATTATTCTGGTGAAACAAAATTGGCGCAAAGAGGAGGAAAAATATCTACCGTTAACCAGAACAGAAGCATG CGATGCATTGAATGCGTGCATAGATCTTATCacagatgcatttcctcctaTATTTGCACTATGCGACGGTAACGATAATGTAAGAAGTAGATTGCTAG AATCATCTTCGGCATTTCTCAAACACCATTTAGAACTTTCTCATGAGACGAAC GTTGCCGTATCTACGTCCAGTACTTTTGATATATTCGGAACAAGAGAAGAGCTCATAGACTGGGATAAAAATGTGAAAAGCAAGTTTGAGAATAGTATAAGCGTAGAAGTTTATAGTTCGAATTTGTCGCTGTGTTCTCCCACAAGAGCATCAAAGAATATATTG GTTGCGCAAGTTGTAACCGGGTCAGACGATAGTCCTCTGCAAGAATTATGGACACAATTACTGTTATTAAATCAGTATTTGAACATACTAGAAGATTTTAAAAGTAATACGAATTCTCCTTACAATCCGGTACCCCTGGAATTTCCAGAAGATTTTACCAGTCCGTATGCAGAA GATCGCAACACAATAGTGGATAACATAAACCTATTGCTTAACGGAGATTATAGTTACAGAGGCACCGATAACGTTGACGCACGAAAAGATCATTTTATGTCCGAaggaaatttagaaaacactgtaaaaattaaagaagaattACGAAATCTCCCGTCTAGATATAATTTAGATCTTACtgattttttatgggacttgcTTATTA AAAATTCGAATTACATCGAAATGACAAAATGTATACATTCCGTTCTGAACGAGATCGTAGTGAACGAGTGTTTTGCACAG ATAAATTTAACAAATCGGACAAGATTCGCTAAAGTCATCACCAATTCGAGCCAGCATACTGTCATTTCAAACTTTCTATCAGGTAGTTTACCGTTAGAGTACGTCGTTGATATGGGCTTCGAAAAATTGTGTAGAGACtacgtatacattttaataaactCAAGATTCGGTGACTTACATGATATCCAAGAAAAATTGGGAAACGTCTTGGACGGTGAATTTACAATTGATAAGTACAG GAAAAAATTAATGTGTTTAGCACAAATCCATGTATGTCTAGAATTTATGATGCTGTTCCAAGACCATTTAATATGCACTCACGATGATCTGAGATCGTTGTTTCTCTGTGCTTTTAAACAATATGTTTGTGAAAAATCGCCGATACAGAATTCTCATGATTTAGAtaagaatataatttatactttAAACGCTACGGTTCCAGTTACAACgattaataatttcaacaaagA GATTCCTACTACACGCAGAATTTCTCTTTCTTCCCAGCAcaagttaacgaaattaacaacTATCAAATATTATAGTGAAATGCCCATATTTCCAACAAATACATGTGCATTTGGTAAGATTTCTTTTATACGGAATACACACAGTGATTCGatactaatattcggacgctcgaaaaaagagaataactttttcacagatctacaaaaagtaatttttaaattttcaatatag
- the LOC143213103 gene encoding protein zwilch homolog isoform X5, which yields MVNLQLLRKLIEITLIVQSYFSDALNACIDLITDAFPPIFALCDGNDNVRSRLLESSSAFLKHHLELSHETNVAVSTSSTFDIFGTREELIDWDKNVKSKFENSISVEVYSSNLSLCSPTRASKNILVAQVVTGSDDSPLQELWTQLLLLNQYLNILEDFKSNTNSPYNPVPLEFPEDFTSPYAEDRNTIVDNINLLLNGDYSYRGTDNVDARKDHFMSEGNLENTVKIKEELRNLPSRYNLDLTDFLWDLLIKNSNYIEMTKCIHSVLNEIVVNECFAQINLTNRTRFAKVITNSSQHTVISNFLSGSLPLEYVVDMGFEKLCRDYVYILINSRFGDLHDIQEKLGNVLDGEFTIDKYRKKLMCLAQIHVCLEFMMLFQDHLICTHDDLRSLFLCAFKQYVCEKSPIQNSHDLDKNIIYTLNATVPVTTINNFNKEIPTTRRISLSSQHKLTKLTTIKYYSEMPIFPTNTCAFGKISFIRNTHSDSILIFGRSKKENNFFTDLQKVIFKFSI from the exons ATGGTAAATTTACAACTATTACgcaaattaattgaaattacattaataGTACAATCTTATTTCAGCGATGCATTGAATGCGTGCATAGATCTTATCacagatgcatttcctcctaTATTTGCACTATGCGACGGTAACGATAATGTAAGAAGTAGATTGCTAG AATCATCTTCGGCATTTCTCAAACACCATTTAGAACTTTCTCATGAGACGAAC GTTGCCGTATCTACGTCCAGTACTTTTGATATATTCGGAACAAGAGAAGAGCTCATAGACTGGGATAAAAATGTGAAAAGCAAGTTTGAGAATAGTATAAGCGTAGAAGTTTATAGTTCGAATTTGTCGCTGTGTTCTCCCACAAGAGCATCAAAGAATATATTG GTTGCGCAAGTTGTAACCGGGTCAGACGATAGTCCTCTGCAAGAATTATGGACACAATTACTGTTATTAAATCAGTATTTGAACATACTAGAAGATTTTAAAAGTAATACGAATTCTCCTTACAATCCGGTACCCCTGGAATTTCCAGAAGATTTTACCAGTCCGTATGCAGAA GATCGCAACACAATAGTGGATAACATAAACCTATTGCTTAACGGAGATTATAGTTACAGAGGCACCGATAACGTTGACGCACGAAAAGATCATTTTATGTCCGAaggaaatttagaaaacactgtaaaaattaaagaagaattACGAAATCTCCCGTCTAGATATAATTTAGATCTTACtgattttttatgggacttgcTTATTA AAAATTCGAATTACATCGAAATGACAAAATGTATACATTCCGTTCTGAACGAGATCGTAGTGAACGAGTGTTTTGCACAG ATAAATTTAACAAATCGGACAAGATTCGCTAAAGTCATCACCAATTCGAGCCAGCATACTGTCATTTCAAACTTTCTATCAGGTAGTTTACCGTTAGAGTACGTCGTTGATATGGGCTTCGAAAAATTGTGTAGAGACtacgtatacattttaataaactCAAGATTCGGTGACTTACATGATATCCAAGAAAAATTGGGAAACGTCTTGGACGGTGAATTTACAATTGATAAGTACAG GAAAAAATTAATGTGTTTAGCACAAATCCATGTATGTCTAGAATTTATGATGCTGTTCCAAGACCATTTAATATGCACTCACGATGATCTGAGATCGTTGTTTCTCTGTGCTTTTAAACAATATGTTTGTGAAAAATCGCCGATACAGAATTCTCATGATTTAGAtaagaatataatttatactttAAACGCTACGGTTCCAGTTACAACgattaataatttcaacaaagA GATTCCTACTACACGCAGAATTTCTCTTTCTTCCCAGCAcaagttaacgaaattaacaacTATCAAATATTATAGTGAAATGCCCATATTTCCAACAAATACATGTGCATTTGGTAAGATTTCTTTTATACGGAATACACACAGTGATTCGatactaatattcggacgctcgaaaaaagagaataactttttcacagatctacaaaaagtaatttttaaattttcaatatag
- the LOC143213103 gene encoding protein zwilch homolog isoform X1, protein MNEIEILRKVLHPSIKISKFCLSYVARIFPDYKDSPCIILHKQRCTDDVNNCSDHINDNRTNVSDFNVTGSPLKYSFTDVNFEDSIILVKQNWRKEEEKYLPLTRTEACDALNACIDLITDAFPPIFALCDGNDNVRSRLLGKSIQSEWFTTIEVCLADNETFETVKESSSAFLKHHLELSHETNVAVSTSSTFDIFGTREELIDWDKNVKSKFENSISVEVYSSNLSLCSPTRASKNILVAQVVTGSDDSPLQELWTQLLLLNQYLNILEDFKSNTNSPYNPVPLEFPEDFTSPYAEDRNTIVDNINLLLNGDYSYRGTDNVDARKDHFMSEGNLENTVKIKEELRNLPSRYNLDLTDFLWDLLIKNSNYIEMTKCIHSVLNEIVVNECFAQINLTNRTRFAKVITNSSQHTVISNFLSGSLPLEYVVDMGFEKLCRDYVYILINSRFGDLHDIQEKLGNVLDGEFTIDKYRKKLMCLAQIHVCLEFMMLFQDHLICTHDDLRSLFLCAFKQYVCEKSPIQNSHDLDKNIIYTLNATVPVTTINNFNKEIPTTRRISLSSQHKLTKLTTIKYYSEMPIFPTNTCAFGKISFIRNTHSDSILIFGRSKKENNFFTDLQKVIFKFSI, encoded by the exons atgaACGAGATCGAGATATTAAGAAAAGTGTTGCATCCTTctataaaaataagtaaatttTGTCTGTCGTATGTGGCTCGAATTTTTCCTGATTATAAGGATTCTCCTTGCATAATATTGCATAAACAA cgGTGTACAGACGATGTTAATAATTGTTCCGATCACATTAACGACAATCGCACGAACG TTTCAGATTTCAATGTTACCGGATCACCCTTAAAATACTCATTCACGGATGTCAATTTCGAAGACAGCATTATTCTGGTGAAACAAAATTGGCGCAAAGAGGAGGAAAAATATCTACCGTTAACCAGAACAGAAGCATG CGATGCATTGAATGCGTGCATAGATCTTATCacagatgcatttcctcctaTATTTGCACTATGCGACGGTAACGATAATGTAAGAAGTAGATTGCTAGGTAAAAGTATTCAGAGCGAATGGTTCACTACAATCGAAGTTTGTTTAGCTGATAACGAAACTTTTGAAACTGTTAAAGAATCATCTTCGGCATTTCTCAAACACCATTTAGAACTTTCTCATGAGACGAAC GTTGCCGTATCTACGTCCAGTACTTTTGATATATTCGGAACAAGAGAAGAGCTCATAGACTGGGATAAAAATGTGAAAAGCAAGTTTGAGAATAGTATAAGCGTAGAAGTTTATAGTTCGAATTTGTCGCTGTGTTCTCCCACAAGAGCATCAAAGAATATATTG GTTGCGCAAGTTGTAACCGGGTCAGACGATAGTCCTCTGCAAGAATTATGGACACAATTACTGTTATTAAATCAGTATTTGAACATACTAGAAGATTTTAAAAGTAATACGAATTCTCCTTACAATCCGGTACCCCTGGAATTTCCAGAAGATTTTACCAGTCCGTATGCAGAA GATCGCAACACAATAGTGGATAACATAAACCTATTGCTTAACGGAGATTATAGTTACAGAGGCACCGATAACGTTGACGCACGAAAAGATCATTTTATGTCCGAaggaaatttagaaaacactgtaaaaattaaagaagaattACGAAATCTCCCGTCTAGATATAATTTAGATCTTACtgattttttatgggacttgcTTATTA AAAATTCGAATTACATCGAAATGACAAAATGTATACATTCCGTTCTGAACGAGATCGTAGTGAACGAGTGTTTTGCACAG ATAAATTTAACAAATCGGACAAGATTCGCTAAAGTCATCACCAATTCGAGCCAGCATACTGTCATTTCAAACTTTCTATCAGGTAGTTTACCGTTAGAGTACGTCGTTGATATGGGCTTCGAAAAATTGTGTAGAGACtacgtatacattttaataaactCAAGATTCGGTGACTTACATGATATCCAAGAAAAATTGGGAAACGTCTTGGACGGTGAATTTACAATTGATAAGTACAG GAAAAAATTAATGTGTTTAGCACAAATCCATGTATGTCTAGAATTTATGATGCTGTTCCAAGACCATTTAATATGCACTCACGATGATCTGAGATCGTTGTTTCTCTGTGCTTTTAAACAATATGTTTGTGAAAAATCGCCGATACAGAATTCTCATGATTTAGAtaagaatataatttatactttAAACGCTACGGTTCCAGTTACAACgattaataatttcaacaaagA GATTCCTACTACACGCAGAATTTCTCTTTCTTCCCAGCAcaagttaacgaaattaacaacTATCAAATATTATAGTGAAATGCCCATATTTCCAACAAATACATGTGCATTTGGTAAGATTTCTTTTATACGGAATACACACAGTGATTCGatactaatattcggacgctcgaaaaaagagaataactttttcacagatctacaaaaagtaatttttaaattttcaatatag
- the LOC143213103 gene encoding protein zwilch homolog isoform X4 gives MVNLQLLRKLIEITLIVQSYFSDALNACIDLITDAFPPIFALCDGNDNVRSRLLGKSIQSEWFTTIEVCLADNETFETVKESSSAFLKHHLELSHETNVAVSTSSTFDIFGTREELIDWDKNVKSKFENSISVEVYSSNLSLCSPTRASKNILVAQVVTGSDDSPLQELWTQLLLLNQYLNILEDFKSNTNSPYNPVPLEFPEDFTSPYAEDRNTIVDNINLLLNGDYSYRGTDNVDARKDHFMSEGNLENTVKIKEELRNLPSRYNLDLTDFLWDLLIKNSNYIEMTKCIHSVLNEIVVNECFAQINLTNRTRFAKVITNSSQHTVISNFLSGSLPLEYVVDMGFEKLCRDYVYILINSRFGDLHDIQEKLGNVLDGEFTIDKYRKKLMCLAQIHVCLEFMMLFQDHLICTHDDLRSLFLCAFKQYVCEKSPIQNSHDLDKNIIYTLNATVPVTTINNFNKEIPTTRRISLSSQHKLTKLTTIKYYSEMPIFPTNTCAFGKISFIRNTHSDSILIFGRSKKENNFFTDLQKVIFKFSI, from the exons ATGGTAAATTTACAACTATTACgcaaattaattgaaattacattaataGTACAATCTTATTTCAGCGATGCATTGAATGCGTGCATAGATCTTATCacagatgcatttcctcctaTATTTGCACTATGCGACGGTAACGATAATGTAAGAAGTAGATTGCTAGGTAAAAGTATTCAGAGCGAATGGTTCACTACAATCGAAGTTTGTTTAGCTGATAACGAAACTTTTGAAACTGTTAAAGAATCATCTTCGGCATTTCTCAAACACCATTTAGAACTTTCTCATGAGACGAAC GTTGCCGTATCTACGTCCAGTACTTTTGATATATTCGGAACAAGAGAAGAGCTCATAGACTGGGATAAAAATGTGAAAAGCAAGTTTGAGAATAGTATAAGCGTAGAAGTTTATAGTTCGAATTTGTCGCTGTGTTCTCCCACAAGAGCATCAAAGAATATATTG GTTGCGCAAGTTGTAACCGGGTCAGACGATAGTCCTCTGCAAGAATTATGGACACAATTACTGTTATTAAATCAGTATTTGAACATACTAGAAGATTTTAAAAGTAATACGAATTCTCCTTACAATCCGGTACCCCTGGAATTTCCAGAAGATTTTACCAGTCCGTATGCAGAA GATCGCAACACAATAGTGGATAACATAAACCTATTGCTTAACGGAGATTATAGTTACAGAGGCACCGATAACGTTGACGCACGAAAAGATCATTTTATGTCCGAaggaaatttagaaaacactgtaaaaattaaagaagaattACGAAATCTCCCGTCTAGATATAATTTAGATCTTACtgattttttatgggacttgcTTATTA AAAATTCGAATTACATCGAAATGACAAAATGTATACATTCCGTTCTGAACGAGATCGTAGTGAACGAGTGTTTTGCACAG ATAAATTTAACAAATCGGACAAGATTCGCTAAAGTCATCACCAATTCGAGCCAGCATACTGTCATTTCAAACTTTCTATCAGGTAGTTTACCGTTAGAGTACGTCGTTGATATGGGCTTCGAAAAATTGTGTAGAGACtacgtatacattttaataaactCAAGATTCGGTGACTTACATGATATCCAAGAAAAATTGGGAAACGTCTTGGACGGTGAATTTACAATTGATAAGTACAG GAAAAAATTAATGTGTTTAGCACAAATCCATGTATGTCTAGAATTTATGATGCTGTTCCAAGACCATTTAATATGCACTCACGATGATCTGAGATCGTTGTTTCTCTGTGCTTTTAAACAATATGTTTGTGAAAAATCGCCGATACAGAATTCTCATGATTTAGAtaagaatataatttatactttAAACGCTACGGTTCCAGTTACAACgattaataatttcaacaaagA GATTCCTACTACACGCAGAATTTCTCTTTCTTCCCAGCAcaagttaacgaaattaacaacTATCAAATATTATAGTGAAATGCCCATATTTCCAACAAATACATGTGCATTTGGTAAGATTTCTTTTATACGGAATACACACAGTGATTCGatactaatattcggacgctcgaaaaaagagaataactttttcacagatctacaaaaagtaatttttaaattttcaatatag
- the LOC143213103 gene encoding protein zwilch homolog isoform X2 has translation MNEIEILRKVLHPSIKISKFCLSYVARIFPDYKDSPCIILHKQRCTDDVNNCSDHINDNRTNDFNVTGSPLKYSFTDVNFEDSIILVKQNWRKEEEKYLPLTRTEACDALNACIDLITDAFPPIFALCDGNDNVRSRLLGKSIQSEWFTTIEVCLADNETFETVKESSSAFLKHHLELSHETNVAVSTSSTFDIFGTREELIDWDKNVKSKFENSISVEVYSSNLSLCSPTRASKNILVAQVVTGSDDSPLQELWTQLLLLNQYLNILEDFKSNTNSPYNPVPLEFPEDFTSPYAEDRNTIVDNINLLLNGDYSYRGTDNVDARKDHFMSEGNLENTVKIKEELRNLPSRYNLDLTDFLWDLLIKNSNYIEMTKCIHSVLNEIVVNECFAQINLTNRTRFAKVITNSSQHTVISNFLSGSLPLEYVVDMGFEKLCRDYVYILINSRFGDLHDIQEKLGNVLDGEFTIDKYRKKLMCLAQIHVCLEFMMLFQDHLICTHDDLRSLFLCAFKQYVCEKSPIQNSHDLDKNIIYTLNATVPVTTINNFNKEIPTTRRISLSSQHKLTKLTTIKYYSEMPIFPTNTCAFGKISFIRNTHSDSILIFGRSKKENNFFTDLQKVIFKFSI, from the exons atgaACGAGATCGAGATATTAAGAAAAGTGTTGCATCCTTctataaaaataagtaaatttTGTCTGTCGTATGTGGCTCGAATTTTTCCTGATTATAAGGATTCTCCTTGCATAATATTGCATAAACAA cgGTGTACAGACGATGTTAATAATTGTTCCGATCACATTAACGACAATCGCACGAACG ATTTCAATGTTACCGGATCACCCTTAAAATACTCATTCACGGATGTCAATTTCGAAGACAGCATTATTCTGGTGAAACAAAATTGGCGCAAAGAGGAGGAAAAATATCTACCGTTAACCAGAACAGAAGCATG CGATGCATTGAATGCGTGCATAGATCTTATCacagatgcatttcctcctaTATTTGCACTATGCGACGGTAACGATAATGTAAGAAGTAGATTGCTAGGTAAAAGTATTCAGAGCGAATGGTTCACTACAATCGAAGTTTGTTTAGCTGATAACGAAACTTTTGAAACTGTTAAAGAATCATCTTCGGCATTTCTCAAACACCATTTAGAACTTTCTCATGAGACGAAC GTTGCCGTATCTACGTCCAGTACTTTTGATATATTCGGAACAAGAGAAGAGCTCATAGACTGGGATAAAAATGTGAAAAGCAAGTTTGAGAATAGTATAAGCGTAGAAGTTTATAGTTCGAATTTGTCGCTGTGTTCTCCCACAAGAGCATCAAAGAATATATTG GTTGCGCAAGTTGTAACCGGGTCAGACGATAGTCCTCTGCAAGAATTATGGACACAATTACTGTTATTAAATCAGTATTTGAACATACTAGAAGATTTTAAAAGTAATACGAATTCTCCTTACAATCCGGTACCCCTGGAATTTCCAGAAGATTTTACCAGTCCGTATGCAGAA GATCGCAACACAATAGTGGATAACATAAACCTATTGCTTAACGGAGATTATAGTTACAGAGGCACCGATAACGTTGACGCACGAAAAGATCATTTTATGTCCGAaggaaatttagaaaacactgtaaaaattaaagaagaattACGAAATCTCCCGTCTAGATATAATTTAGATCTTACtgattttttatgggacttgcTTATTA AAAATTCGAATTACATCGAAATGACAAAATGTATACATTCCGTTCTGAACGAGATCGTAGTGAACGAGTGTTTTGCACAG ATAAATTTAACAAATCGGACAAGATTCGCTAAAGTCATCACCAATTCGAGCCAGCATACTGTCATTTCAAACTTTCTATCAGGTAGTTTACCGTTAGAGTACGTCGTTGATATGGGCTTCGAAAAATTGTGTAGAGACtacgtatacattttaataaactCAAGATTCGGTGACTTACATGATATCCAAGAAAAATTGGGAAACGTCTTGGACGGTGAATTTACAATTGATAAGTACAG GAAAAAATTAATGTGTTTAGCACAAATCCATGTATGTCTAGAATTTATGATGCTGTTCCAAGACCATTTAATATGCACTCACGATGATCTGAGATCGTTGTTTCTCTGTGCTTTTAAACAATATGTTTGTGAAAAATCGCCGATACAGAATTCTCATGATTTAGAtaagaatataatttatactttAAACGCTACGGTTCCAGTTACAACgattaataatttcaacaaagA GATTCCTACTACACGCAGAATTTCTCTTTCTTCCCAGCAcaagttaacgaaattaacaacTATCAAATATTATAGTGAAATGCCCATATTTCCAACAAATACATGTGCATTTGGTAAGATTTCTTTTATACGGAATACACACAGTGATTCGatactaatattcggacgctcgaaaaaagagaataactttttcacagatctacaaaaagtaatttttaaattttcaatatag